From the genome of uncultured Bacteroides sp.:
GGGCGATTCTAACGGGTGCTTTTATGCACTACGGGTGTCTGCTCCTTAGATGTATTTAAAATCGCTTCCAAGGAGGAGATTAGTTATACATTTTTAGTCTACGTAATGGCGTTAATCATTTACTATTTTACTCCCGGCACATAATATGTTATGTTTAGAGATTGCGAAATTTGTGATTTCGCAATCTCTATAATTCAAATAGAACTGTCTGATTAGTTCTAAGTTTCTTTTAGAAAGTTCTTTATTGTTTTGGCCATTGGTAAACATAACCAGTTCAATAGCTAGTTACTCCATGAGTAACCTGCCGACGACGTTGTTTTCCTCCTGTAAATACAAGGCATTTACAGTTCTGCCACTAAAGATAGCCAGTTCACAAAAATTGCTATTATTTTATAATTTATTGGCATCTTGAAATTCCTTCAACTCTTTATCTGTCATTTGCACAAAAATAGAAACGCCATAAACATCTTTGTTATTACGTTTTAAGCCTAATGGATAGACTGCGCAGAAAGAGGGATGTAAACCTAAATCCCAACCTGTTATTTGCATATAAGAACCATCTACTAGCGATATCACACTTCTTGGCGTCCCCTCATATCTACCGTTAAAGATGTATGACTGAGTATTGGAAAGCATAGAGTTTGCTTTTGAGTCATCTTTACGATAAGTTGTAATTTTATTTCCCTCTGTAAAATAGAAGTTAGCAGGATTAATACCATAAACATTCTTATAAAAATCGTCAGGAAGCCTTTTTCCGCTCTCATCAATTTCCCAGGTTCCATAATTTTTCCATCCATGCCCTGTAACCATCTTCTCAAAATTCTCCTGACTAATTCCGCCTCCATCTCCGAAGCACCTACCTTGATCGTCAAATACATAATTACTAGTATGATTATCCAAACATTTTTCCCATTCCGAATACAAAGATTCATCATCTTTATCAGAACATCCGGTAATACCAAGTACAGAGAAAATGACTAAAAGTAGTCCAAAATTAAATTTAAAGCCTTTCATATTTTAAAAATTTAAATTATTGATCGCGTTTATTATTAAATGAAAAATTATTCAAAATCTTGCATGACGACAAGACTTTTTTATTAAAATATTTTCTTAGCCCATCATCTTCAAGCACCAGCATCTGCTTGCTTTATTTTGTAAAGCCTGCTTTCATATATTCTACTTTTTATCATAAATAAATGAACAGACTCATATATGTTAATTATATGGATAAAAAGTAGATTTTAAACACAAAACAAGCCTGTAATAATCTAGTTTATAGATTACTAAAGCCTTCAAATTGTTAATAGCTCCATGATATCCATCTTTGATTCTTTGTATACAGGTAATATCATAGTGTGTACAATGAAGATGGAACATTTAGAGCTGACTTTAAACTATATGACAACGACTATGTTGCATCCGAGAAACAAATACTTGGATTGGGCTCCATTCTTTCTACTCCTTGCATAGCCAATGGAATGATTTACCTAGGCGATTCTAACGGGTGCTTCTATGCACTGCGGGTGTCTGTTCCATAGATGTTTTAGTATATGCTTTTGCGAGCCATATTTAGTGTTCAATTTATCTATAGCTTTCATTAACGATTCATGTTTAGGGTGTCGAGTTAAAGAAGAAAGATCTTTGACGATTTTCTATTCAACAAACTCTTTAATGTAATGATAATCTCTTTCTAAATTAAAATTCATATTTGCAAATCCTTCTTCCTTACTAATGTATTGTACTTTTCCTATTTCTTCGTCATTATTATATGAAGCAATCCATCAGCACGAATTCCTGCTATATTACGCATTAATTCATCTGTAACTTTTAGCCCAGACAAAGAACCATCATCATTAGCTCCAATAATCAAGAACCCAGGTTATTTACTTCCCGGAAGATCATTAGCAAAAGCACAGACTGCCTGACAAAACTTATCTGTGTTTGTTGTGGATACAGTCCTTGCTATTCTATCACTCTCCAGATCATTGAGCAATATTTTTACTTCCTCGTTTGTCATTATATAATTTGTCGCTTATATGGTAAATACATTTTTTGTAACATCATTTATCATAGTCACTATCATAGTCACCAGTTAAAATTAAAGCATTATATTCTTTCATTTCAAGTTATAACAGCGCTAATTTACATTGTTTCGTAAAGTTTAAACAAATGTTCCAATTGCCCTTCATCATTGATAAATGGTTCTTTGCGATTATGACATCCTACAATTAAATCGATAGTATAATGAGCATCTTGTAGATCTTGCGATATTTTATCCGAGTCGTACATTTCAGCCAATGCTTTTTGCGGAATGTCCAGCACAGACTAAGAGTATTTCTTCTTTAAATCTGTTATTTTTCTCATAATTTTCTTGTTCGCGATAATCATAGGCTAGTAAAAAAATCATCGTTTACAGCAAAAATATACAGAGAGACTTTGTTTATCTCTGCATCGACTTTAATATCTTCGAACACTGATGTAAGCTGTTCCGTAGAAACAGCTTGGTAAGCTAACTTTTTCTTTACTAATATACCATCGTAATATACCAAGTTCATCTTTCCAGAGCGAACTCGTTCTATACTTATTTTATTCACGTCAGAAGCCTCCTGTAAATACAGCCAACCTCCTATTCTGTAACAGATTGTTCTTTATACACTTTGAATTTTCATTCAATTTATTTATAAGATAATGTTGCCATTATTATTTTCACTTCTTAGACAGAAAAGGCTTTTCAAATCGCGATCCTATGATTTATTCATATCTACAAAGATAAAAATATTTTTAATTAATTGCAATTTAATGAGTAGTTATTTCTTAAAAAATTAAGATTAAGTGGTTAACCCAATAATCTATTCACCAATAAAAAAAATCCATTCACCAATAAAAAAAAATCTTTCACCAATGAAGAACAATTGTTTATATAAAGAATTACAGGAAGCAGATTATGATGAAAAAAAACATTGAACTTACTTCTGCGCAAACCAATATAATCAGAAATACTCTGGGAGCTCCGGAAGCTTTTAAACGAAAATACTCGCGAGATCTTTAAAATCACTATTAATGTTAGCTTTTATCAATCTACCTAAACCGGTTATTTTATTCGAAAAAAGAATAATTAACCGGTTTATATTTTAATATAAACTAATATTTAATATTATTTATTCTGTAACACTTCTATGTCCCTGATAAATTTTACTTACACTGCAATTTATTCATAACCAAACAGTTACAAAGAAAAAAACTTGGCCCTTTTTTGTCCCGTTTTTTATTTCCATAAATTCAATTATATTCTTTGCTTTATTGGACTTTTACACCTAAAAACATCATATCACACAATTCCCACTATTTACACACATTTACACACCATTTCACACGCTTTTTTGGAGCATATATGCAGAAAATGTACTTTTGCCATCGTAAAAAACAAGTGATACTATTGGTTCATCCAACAAATACGTAGTTGCTATACAAAAATAATTTGGTAAATCATTAAACACATGCCGTTATGCTGAAAGATTACTTTATTCGCCGGGAACTGATAAAGGGATTGAGCAAGGTATTGGGCACGACTGTAGATATGACGATATATACGGAAAATGTGATTGCCAACACACAGGAGCTGCTTGACAACCTGGGAAGGGATACAGCATGGAATAACACGCTTCGCAATATGGAAACGCTGATGGAAAGTAACATTATTCCGCACTATTGGCGCAGCGGACAAACTACTCCGCAGGAGTGGACTGAGGCGCAGAACACGGCTCGCAAACTCACCACTCTGCCTATAATGATTGACGACAGCTCGTCCATTAGCATAGACTCCATTCGTGCACAGGCTCGCTTCCTTAAAAGCCGCGGAAAGTGCTATATAATCTTTATCGACTACCTGCAATTAAGTGATATGAAGAATCATGGCAAGGAGAACCGTAACCGTGAACAGGAAGTGGCCATTGCTGCCCGTAAGGCGAAATTGCTGGCCAAAGAGATGAATTGCCCTGTAGTGTTGCTCAGTCAGCTAAACAGAGAGGCGGAAAACAGGTTTGCCGGACGTCCGCAGTTGAGCGACTTGCGCGAGAGTGGTGCCATTGAACAGGATGCGGATATTGTGCTGCTGCTCCATCGCCCGGCTTTATACAAAGTTGCAACCGACAAGGAAAGTGGCTATCCTACCGAGGGGCTGAGCATTCTCAGTATTGCCAAGCACCGTAACGGGGAAACGGGCAATGTATATTTCTCGTGCAACAAGAGTATGACGAAGATTGCCGATTACGTGCCGCCTATGGAGTGGTTGATGAAGCAGGCAAGATAATTGTAATATAATTTATAAAATAGGATGTAATTTTTTTGCAAATACAAAAAATAATATATACATTTGCATAAGAAACGAAACAAAACACCATTAAAGGTATTATAAATACCCAATTACACCTAACCAGAAATGAATAGAAGAGTGATATCACTCTTCTATTTTTTTACAATAACCCCTCATTCCCTCCCAATAAAACTGACAATAATATATAATACATTTTTTCTTCCAATTGTATATATATACAAACACAAACAAAATAGAGATCACCTTGAGATAAATTTCTAAGGCTCACCCAGATGATCTACAATTACTTTAACCTGGCGTGGCGTATAAATCCTATTACGATGATTGTATTCCAAAACGGAAAGCTCGGCTGTTAGCTGACTATTGCCGGCTATCCACCGGGCAAGTGTGCGCAAGGCTCCGGGAATTGTCATGTACGGATTGTAAAGGCAAGCCAGTTCTACCTTGGTATATGCCCGGATTTTAAATTCTTCTGCTGTTTTTATCATAGTCTTTCTTGTTTTACTTCCCGTAAATTTACCAATTTTTAGTCGTTTATTCAAGTTCTTAGGGCAATAAAACGCCTGTCAATTGTAATCAATTAACACTAATTACATCTAATACAATCTACTGTTTCTACTCCCCCACCATACACTATCTTTGTAGTGTTAACAAGAAAGGATAAGAGCTCTTTACTACAGTATTAATCAACTAAAAATGTAAAGAAAATGAGTATAAAGTATTCAGTAGTTATGAGAAAGAACCCGTCTAAATCATCTGAACCGGGAAAGTATTACGCACATGCACAGGCGTATGGTGAAATGGATTTTGATTCGCTTTGCGAAGAGGTAAACGGACGATGTACCGTAACCCGTGCCGATGTGGCAGCAGCAGTGGAAGCAATTTTGGAATCGATGAAAAAAGCATTGGCCGAGGGTAGAATTGTTCGCCTAGGTAACTTCGGTAGCTTCCAGATTGGGGTGAGAAGTAACGGTGCCGCAAAAGAAGATGAGTTTGTATCTTCCATGATTCGCGGAACCAGAATCAGTTTCCGTCCCGGTAAGTTGCTCACCAATATGCAAAAAACGCTTGCATACACGCAGGTGGCCAAGCTTCCGGTGAAGGTTACCAATGGTGGTAACGAGGTGGGATAGCAGGTTCACTCGTGCTCGTTAAGTCCGCATTGATAAAGAACATCCGGTAAATTCCGGGACTCTTCCTAAAAGTTGGACTTACGGCAGGTGCAGTGAATCAGTAAACAGCCATAGTGTAGCCCTTTACAAACGTATAAAGCGCCCCGAACAGGCAAACCCGAGAGGTTTCTCTCGTACAAGAGAGAGCCTCTCCTACTTCAAATTATTAATCAACAGAAAACAGAAACATGAAAATTTTAGATGGCATTATAAATATCCTTCAAATGGTACTTCCTTTTCTAAAAAAGAAGGATGCAAAGCAGGTACAGGATTTCACCGAACTGGTAAAGAGTCAGTTCGACTACCTGATGGAGCAGGTAATCCGCTTTGAGAAGGATTACTTCGAGCTTTCCGAGAAAGTAAAGCTGATGTATCAGGAAATAATTACGTTGAACGCGCAGTTAAACGCTGCCCTTAAAGGCCAATGTTTGGTAACCAGTTGCAAGGACAGGCAATAGTTACGGCACTAAAAACAGAATTACGGCATTTATAGATTTAGAAAACCCTGTTAATAGGGATTCCAGAATCAAGATTACGGCAGTCGTAAATAAATTACGGGAACAAAATACAAATTACGGCATTTAGGGATTCAGAATGCCTTTGTTTATAGGATTCCCGGAATAGAATTACGGCATTAGTATTTTAATAACGGAAACGGAATACGAATTACGGCAATTAGAGATTCAGAAAACCCTGTTAATAGGGATTCCAGAATCAAGATTACGGCAGTCGTAAATAAATTACGGGAACGAAATATAAATAACGGCATTTAGGAATTCAGAATGCCTTTGTTTATAGGGTTCCCGGAATGGAATTACGGCATTTTAAATAAAATAACGGCAAAACAAAATGAGAGAAATAAATTTAATTGTAATTCATTGCTCGGCAACGAGAGTGGATAGAGATATAACCGCACAAGACATTAATTCAGCACACAAGGTAAGAGGATTTAGTTCGTGGGGTTACCACTACTACATCCGTAAAAACGGCAAAGTGGAACCAATGCGGAGTCACGATGAAGTTGGAGCGCATGCAAGAGGATACAATGCAAAGTCTCTGGGCATCTGCTACGAAGGCGGACTGGACACCAACGGCAAACCGGCAGATACGCGCACACTGTCTCAGCAAATTGCACTGCACTCCCTCGTCAGCAAGCTACTCAAAGAGTTCCCCGGCTGCAAGGTAGTAGGTCATCGGGATTTGAGTCCGGATAAGAATTATAACGGCATTATTGATCCATCTGAGCGTGTGAAAGAATGTCCCTGTTTTAACACAGCCGATGAGGTTTGGGAATAATAAAATCCGCTGTGTATTAAAAATTCACAGCGGATTTTTTATACTACTATTGCACTAATTATATCATGCATGAAAATAATAGTAAATTTATCTATAACCTTTACCCAAACATGATGGACAAGTTTTACATTGGCAGCAATGAGATAACGGCACATATTCTTTACAATAATCACACCACTTCTCTCCTGTTTGACCATAAGTGGCAACTGTTGAAGAAACATGCCCTGTTCCATGACAATAAGAACATACAGTCCTTTGTTTTGTATAGCTTGAAGGAGTTGTATTTGAAGAATAATGAGTAGAAGATGCATAATTCGATGAACTACCATAATTTATAGAGTTACCATATGCACTATTTAGTGAATTAGAAACAGCATTTAATGCTTGACTTAACGCAGTTAGGATTCTCATTGTTTTGGCTGATTTAACAGCTTTTCTAGCATCTGTATAATTGGGATCAATAGAGAGAGCTTGGTTAAAGTAGTTTATTGCATCATTATAAAGTTCACAACTATAATAACAATAGCCTATACTATAATATGGATATGGTTTAGAATTATCTAAAGAAATAGATTTAGCATAATAAGAAACTGCATTGACATAATCTCTGTTATTATAATATTGATCAGCAATTTTCGATGACTCTACTGCGTCATATATTCTTTTTTTGTATGTTGCTACAAATCGCATATTATTCTTAGCTACCTCATTATTTTTATCTAACTCCAATGCTTTTAAAAAATCACTTTCAGCACTTGAGTAATCTTTGACTTGTTGATTCAGGTAACAATATCCTCTATTTATATATGCATCAACATTGTCTTTATCATACTTTATCAACGAAGTAAATTCAGAAATAGCAGAAGAATAATATCCGGAATTCATATTATTTACAGCAACATCATAAAGCAATACACAATATAATCCATTTGCTTTTTCCACACCACCATTAACAGCCTTTTCAATCCACTTTAAAGCTTCACTGCTATTTTTAGTTATTCCATTACCTTCATTATAACAAAGCCCTAAATAATACGCAGCCACAGCATTTCCTTTATTTGCAGAAATCCGATACCATTTTACTGCTTCTGAATAATTTTTATCAACTCCTGTTCCAAAGTAATAACAAGACCCCATTACTTCTTCGGCTTTATCATATCCTTGAATTGCTGCAGAATTATAATAGCTAAATGCACTCTGATAATTTTGTTTAACTCCAAGGCCATTAAAATAACAATTTCCCAGATTATATTGAGCAGAGGCATCACCACCTTTAGCAGCTAATGAATACCATTTTACAGCTTCCTGGTAATTTATATCAATGCCTAAGCCGTTGAGGTAAATATTACCTAATGCTGATTGAGACAGCGTATGTCCTTTTTCCGCAGCTTTACTAAACCATTCTATAGCTGATTTAACATTTCTAGAATAACCCTCTCCATCCTTATAGCACATTGCTAATTTATATTGGAATTCAGTCTTCCCTTCTTTGGCTAATTCAATATATGAATTAGTAGGTACTTCATAAATTAAATTGTTTGAAGTTAATTTATCACAACCTTTAAAAACCCCTGTAAAAATTAAATTTTTATTCTGATAAGTAACAGAAGTCAAATTCACACATGCAAAAAATGCCATTTCTTCAATTTTACAAACACTTGGTGGCAACTTTATAGATTCTAATGAACTATTAAAAGAAAACGCTTCTTCTTCTATATTTGTTAAACCATTTGGAAGGGTAATAGTACGAAAATCACAATCATAGAACGCTTGATATTTAATATATTTTACGCTGTTTGGTATTACAATATTCTTGAGATTATGGCAACCATAAAAAGCCAATTCTCCAATAGTATCAACAGATGAAGGTATGGTATAAGATTTATCTAAACGCCCCGGAGGAAAACGCACAATGCTCTTCATATCCTTAGAGAATAAAACACCATCACTGGATTGATAATATTGGTTATTAGGATCCACACTAAACAGCTTTAAATTATCCATACCCCATAAAGCATAATGCCTTAATTCATTAATTGTATTTGAAAGTCTTATTGAATTTAGTTTTTTACAAAATAAGAAAGCACCAATTCCAACAGTGGTTACAGTAAAAGTCTTTTTTTTATAGTTTATATAAGATAATAGAGCAACATCTCCTTCCAAAGTGCCTTTATGATTCTTTTTAAAATTTTCCCCTACACTTGCTAAACCTGTATTTAAATCAAGAACATAAACTACCCCATTAATTTTTAGTTTTTTTTCTTTGGGATAAACAAGAGAACTACTTATAAGTAGCAAACTCAATAGTAACATAATTTTTCTCATACAATATACAAATTTAAGCTTAAAAATAATATAATAATTTACAAAGCAACCTTAAACCGTTTATCTTCTATTCTAATAAAATAAATCAGGTTGATTGGAAGATTTATTCTCAATTCATTATCAGCAACCTTGAGCGTTTGAATCAAAGCACCCAGTGTGTTATAAACTGAAACTATCTTTCCCGGTTCTGCATTCTTTATAACTATATTCCCCGATTCAGTATATACTGATACATTATTTGTTTCTTCCTCTGAAATACCGGTAGACTCTTCTTCAATGATAATATTAAACTCATTCCACCATTTAGCACTCTTATAAGCAGAATATGAACCTTTAGGAACATAAAGTTTGCATGAGGTTTTATCAACATATCCAAAAGCATATGGATTTTCATTATCTTCAATAAAAGGAATTATTTCAGACGGAGTTGTTTTCTTGCAATGTATATCTTTTAATGCTGAGCATCCCAAAAAAGCATAATCACCAATATATTTAATACTATTCCCTAAAAAAACTGAAGTCAATGATTTGCAATCCGAAAAAGCCATGGGATAAATAATAGATACGCTATTAGGTACATTTATAGATTTTAGTGCAGTACAACGCCAGAAAGCACCTTCAAAAATATCAGTAACACCGTTACCCATATTTACTAAAGTAAGCTTCTGCGATAAGCCGAAAGCAAATTCACCAACAATTTTCACACTCGTAGGAATAGTTACAGATGTTAAAGTTGGACATAAAGCAAAGGCATAAGGACTAATTTTTTCTACGCCATTTGGTATTGTATATTCTGATGACTTTACATCCGGATACGCAATAATCTTAGTCCCATCTTTGCTAAATAAAACACCATCAATAGTTTTATAATTAGGATTATCATCTGAGACAATAAATTCCTTTAAGGCTGTACAACCACAAAAAGAATTTTCATCCTCCATAGCTGTAACGCTAGCAGGAATAGTAACAGAAGTTAAGTTTGTGCAATACACAAAAGCTCCACTAGCTATTTTCTTTACGCTATTTGGAATAGTAACAGAAGCTAAGTTTGAACAATACGCAAAAGCTTCTTCACCAATGCTATCAACGCTATTAGGAATTATATAAGTTGAAGATTTCGCATTTGGATAAGCTAATATTTCTGACTTATCTTTATTAAACAAAACCCCTTCAACTGTTGTAAATTTCGTATCATTTTCCGAAACAATAAATTCTTTTAGTCCAGTACATCCTTCAAAAATATCAGAATAAAGGGTTTTCAAGCCTAATGGTATTGTAATAGATGTTAAGCTTGCACAATTACGAAATGCACTAGAGCCCAAATATATAACAGAATTTGGAATTATAATCGTTTTAAGTCCTTTACAACCCGCAAAAGCATTCCACCAAATATAAGTAACCTTATCTGGAATTTCGAGAGAAGTTAAACCAGTACAATCTGCAAAAGCAGCATCACCAATGCTAGTAATATTTTGAGGTAGAATTATGGAATTCAAGTTACTTAAATTGTAAAACATATATTCCGAAATACAATCAGAAATTGTTTCACTAGTATTAATCCCGTAATTATCAATACTATCTCTATCGTATTCATCATAATCATAATAATATTTGTAATAAGCATCTCCTCCAGACACTATATTAGCATTAGCCAAATCTAGATTTTTAAGCTTACCTTCAGTCTTACTATCTTTCCAGAGACCTCCTCCCGCCATCTCGCGAATGTAAAGGATATCTGTTCCGTTTAAATTACCAGACAAGGTTAAATCTGTAATTAAATACTTATCCTTTGCGGGTATCAAAGTAGACAATGTACCGGCAGTTTCAACACGGATGGTAACTGGCGACATTTCCTGTGCTTGCAAGCTTACAGATAGAAATAAACTAATTGCTGCAAGTAATAATTTTAGTGTAGAACATTTTTTCATAGCGATATAATATTAAATTATAATTATCTTAGTACAGACAAAAATACTCAACATTATTTCCATAATCTATATATTTTAACACATAAATTATAACACAATATATATTTTATCAGTTTAAAGATTGCTTCCTATTTAATTAACAAGAAACAATAAGTCTGTTTCATGAAACGTGGGAATAAAAAAAGGCAGGGATAAATCCTTGCCTTATTAAATAATAGAAAGTATTGAATTCCTAATCAGAAAGTATAAACCAGACTGGCTGTTGTACCTTTTACTGATAATTTAAGTTGTTTTCCTGCCTTGTGATGGTATACAATTGATGCAATGGCACATCCAATAGTTGCTCCCAAACAGACAGTACCAATAGCTAATGCATTAACGGCTCTATGAGAAGAAAAATGGTCATAAATATACTTAGAACAGCCAACGACTCCTACCCCAAAAACTACTGCTGCAATTCCGTAATTTGTAGATTTACGCTTGTATCTTTTCGCTAAAGCATTATGATCTACAATAACTAAATGGGAGGACATCAGACTATCATTGGATGCAACAGCAGAACTGTTATTCAAAATAATAGGACTATCTATCAAAACAGTACCACCATCTTCTTTACTATATTTTTGCTGGGAGAATGCAGTTATTGAAATAAAAAACATAAAGGTTAAAAGTAATGCTTTCATAGGTTATTGATTTAAAACAAGTAAGCCATTTTCATTGGTCTAT
Proteins encoded in this window:
- a CDS encoding PQQ-binding-like beta-propeller repeat protein; translation: MYNEDGTFRADFKLYDNDYVASEKQILGLGSILSTPCIANGMIYLGDSNGCFYALRVSVP
- a CDS encoding type IIL restriction-modification enzyme MmeI; the protein is MLDIPQKALAEMYDSDKISQDLQDAHYTIDLIVGCHNRKEPFINDEGQLEHLFKLYETM
- a CDS encoding DnaB-like helicase C-terminal domain-containing protein, with protein sequence MLKDYFIRRELIKGLSKVLGTTVDMTIYTENVIANTQELLDNLGRDTAWNNTLRNMETLMESNIIPHYWRSGQTTPQEWTEAQNTARKLTTLPIMIDDSSSISIDSIRAQARFLKSRGKCYIIFIDYLQLSDMKNHGKENRNREQEVAIAARKAKLLAKEMNCPVVLLSQLNREAENRFAGRPQLSDLRESGAIEQDADIVLLLHRPALYKVATDKESGYPTEGLSILSIAKHRNGETGNVYFSCNKSMTKIADYVPPMEWLMKQAR
- a CDS encoding DUF4248 domain-containing protein, which codes for MIKTAEEFKIRAYTKVELACLYNPYMTIPGALRTLARWIAGNSQLTAELSVLEYNHRNRIYTPRQVKVIVDHLGEP
- a CDS encoding HU family DNA-binding protein, yielding MSIKYSVVMRKNPSKSSEPGKYYAHAQAYGEMDFDSLCEEVNGRCTVTRADVAAAVEAILESMKKALAEGRIVRLGNFGSFQIGVRSNGAAKEDEFVSSMIRGTRISFRPGKLLTNMQKTLAYTQVAKLPVKVTNGGNEVG
- a CDS encoding N-acetylmuramoyl-L-alanine amidase, with the translated sequence MREINLIVIHCSATRVDRDITAQDINSAHKVRGFSSWGYHYYIRKNGKVEPMRSHDEVGAHARGYNAKSLGICYEGGLDTNGKPADTRTLSQQIALHSLVSKLLKEFPGCKVVGHRDLSPDKNYNGIIDPSERVKECPCFNTADEVWE
- a CDS encoding leucine-rich repeat protein — protein: MRKIMLLLSLLLISSSLVYPKEKKLKINGVVYVLDLNTGLASVGENFKKNHKGTLEGDVALLSYINYKKKTFTVTTVGIGAFLFCKKLNSIRLSNTINELRHYALWGMDNLKLFSVDPNNQYYQSSDGVLFSKDMKSIVRFPPGRLDKSYTIPSSVDTIGELAFYGCHNLKNIVIPNSVKYIKYQAFYDCDFRTITLPNGLTNIEEEAFSFNSSLESIKLPPSVCKIEEMAFFACVNLTSVTYQNKNLIFTGVFKGCDKLTSNNLIYEVPTNSYIELAKEGKTEFQYKLAMCYKDGEGYSRNVKSAIEWFSKAAEKGHTLSQSALGNIYLNGLGIDINYQEAVKWYSLAAKGGDASAQYNLGNCYFNGLGVKQNYQSAFSYYNSAAIQGYDKAEEVMGSCYYFGTGVDKNYSEAVKWYRISANKGNAVAAYYLGLCYNEGNGITKNSSEALKWIEKAVNGGVEKANGLYCVLLYDVAVNNMNSGYYSSAISEFTSLIKYDKDNVDAYINRGYCYLNQQVKDYSSAESDFLKALELDKNNEVAKNNMRFVATYKKRIYDAVESSKIADQYYNNRDYVNAVSYYAKSISLDNSKPYPYYSIGYCYYSCELYNDAINYFNQALSIDPNYTDARKAVKSAKTMRILTALSQALNAVSNSLNSAYGNSINYGSSSNYASSTHYSSNTTPSSYTKQRTVCSYCHGTGHVSSTVATYGQTGEKWCDYCKEYVPLSHCCQCKTCPSCLGKGYR
- a CDS encoding leucine-rich repeat domain-containing protein; translation: MKKCSTLKLLLAAISLFLSVSLQAQEMSPVTIRVETAGTLSTLIPAKDKYLITDLTLSGNLNGTDILYIREMAGGGLWKDSKTEGKLKNLDLANANIVSGGDAYYKYYYDYDEYDRDSIDNYGINTSETISDCISEYMFYNLSNLNSIILPQNITSIGDAAFADCTGLTSLEIPDKVTYIWWNAFAGCKGLKTIIIPNSVIYLGSSAFRNCASLTSITIPLGLKTLYSDIFEGCTGLKEFIVSENDTKFTTVEGVLFNKDKSEILAYPNAKSSTYIIPNSVDSIGEEAFAYCSNLASVTIPNSVKKIASGAFVYCTNLTSVTIPASVTAMEDENSFCGCTALKEFIVSDDNPNYKTIDGVLFSKDGTKIIAYPDVKSSEYTIPNGVEKISPYAFALCPTLTSVTIPTSVKIVGEFAFGLSQKLTLVNMGNGVTDIFEGAFWRCTALKSINVPNSVSIIYPMAFSDCKSLTSVFLGNSIKYIGDYAFLGCSALKDIHCKKTTPSEIIPFIEDNENPYAFGYVDKTSCKLYVPKGSYSAYKSAKWWNEFNIIIEEESTGISEEETNNVSVYTESGNIVIKNAEPGKIVSVYNTLGALIQTLKVADNELRINLPINLIYFIRIEDKRFKVAL